The following coding sequences are from one Bacteroidota bacterium window:
- a CDS encoding DUF2024 family protein, producing MEISLYNTIFKKEDGNLLKFDIIVPSEFKDIDRIYQFGNEFLKKEGVLAKKLISAEECDFCHMEIANEKITEEIREKGYSIFKHWGFETLAK from the coding sequence ATGGAAATATCCTTATACAATACCATATTTAAAAAAGAAGATGGTAATCTCTTAAAATTTGACATCATTGTCCCATCCGAATTCAAGGATATTGATAGAATTTATCAATTTGGAAATGAGTTTTTAAAAAAAGAAGGGGTATTGGCAAAAAAATTGATTAGCGCAGAGGAATGTGATTTTTGTCATATGGAAATAGCTAATGAAAAGATTACAGAAGAAATTCGGGAAAAGGGTTATTCAATTTTTAAGCATTGGGGATTCGAAACTTTAGCAAAATAA
- a CDS encoding sigma-70 family RNA polymerase sigma factor — MANVKEFEHYSDIEIIGKILDGESKLYELIIRRNNPFLYKIGRAYNYTHHDTEDLMQETYVNAFYNLSKFEGKSTFKTWITRIMLNNCYQKNKKHSYKNENTVEEITLEKNKPMFQNHTNTEKNILNKELGHVLEKALNKIPEDYRLVFTMRELNGLNIAETAEALNISETNVKARLSRAKTMLRSEIEKMYSPEDIYEFNLVYCDRMVERVMAKITTK; from the coding sequence ATGGCGAACGTAAAAGAATTCGAGCATTATTCAGATATTGAAATAATAGGCAAAATACTTGATGGCGAAAGTAAACTCTATGAATTAATTATTCGCAGGAATAACCCCTTTTTATATAAAATTGGTAGAGCCTATAATTATACGCATCATGACACTGAAGACTTGATGCAGGAAACTTACGTCAATGCATTTTACAATTTATCAAAATTTGAAGGAAAATCTACTTTTAAAACGTGGATCACAAGAATAATGCTTAATAACTGTTATCAAAAAAATAAAAAGCATAGTTACAAAAACGAAAATACAGTTGAGGAAATAACACTCGAAAAAAATAAACCGATGTTTCAAAATCACACGAATACCGAAAAAAATATTTTAAATAAGGAACTGGGACATGTATTAGAAAAAGCACTTAATAAAATCCCTGAAGATTACCGGTTAGTGTTCACGATGCGAGAATTAAACGGACTAAACATAGCTGAAACAGCTGAGGCACTTAATATCAGCGAAACAAATGTGAAGGCTAGATTAAGCAGAGCAAAAACAATGTTAAGATCAGAAATAGAAAAAATGTATTCGCCCGAAGATATCTACGAATTTAACTTGGTTTATTGTGACAGAATGGTAGAGCGAGTAATGGCAAAAATTACAACAAAATAA
- a CDS encoding DUF2024 family protein yields MKVAVWDTYVTKKDGSVMHFDIIAPETVKDTSIIYCYGKEYLKYKGQEGQPLTSKECKYCHIETVRLQWEAEINQKGYFIIEMENCK; encoded by the coding sequence ATGAAAGTAGCAGTTTGGGACACCTATGTAACAAAAAAAGATGGTAGTGTAATGCACTTCGATATTATCGCACCTGAAACCGTAAAAGACACAAGTATCATATACTGTTATGGTAAAGAGTATTTAAAGTATAAAGGGCAAGAAGGGCAACCATTAACTTCAAAAGAATGCAAGTATTGCCATATTGAAACAGTACGACTCCAATGGGAAGCTGAAATAAACCAAAAAGGGTATTTCATTATTGAAATGGAGAATTGCAAATGA
- a CDS encoding thioredoxin family protein, which produces MKNLMFYHDGCDICAGVGQVIVNLIGLAKLDIIHVGVNPSRMEEAKKIGIKAFPALVTSNGNVLHFNVEEHEGSTSCLF; this is translated from the coding sequence ATGAAAAATTTAATGTTTTATCACGATGGATGTGACATTTGCGCAGGTGTTGGGCAAGTAATTGTAAATCTAATCGGACTTGCCAAATTGGATATCATTCATGTTGGGGTTAATCCTTCACGAATGGAAGAAGCTAAAAAAATCGGAATAAAGGCCTTTCCTGCCTTAGTAACTAGCAATGGAAATGTACTACATTTTAATGTTGAAGAGCATGAAGGAAGTACATCTTGCTTGTTTTAA
- a CDS encoding winged helix-turn-helix transcriptional regulator, producing MKYSSFNLNEQNEQIESRIVVALERISEAFRVLLWNESKENSLSPIQIQILIFIYFHSLEKCKVGYLADEFNMTKATISDSVKILLSKELVTKETDPNDTRSFSISLTNEGKKIAKKASLFASSIEQPIEKLTHEQKKIMLSGLLKLIYDLNKSGVITIQRMCFTCSNYQLEKDIHYCKLLKSQLAESELRIDCPEHELQL from the coding sequence ATGAAATATTCATCATTCAACTTAAACGAGCAAAACGAACAAATTGAAAGCCGAATTGTCGTAGCTTTGGAACGAATTTCGGAAGCGTTCAGAGTATTATTATGGAATGAAAGTAAAGAAAACTCATTAAGTCCTATTCAAATTCAAATTTTAATTTTCATTTACTTTCATTCGTTGGAAAAATGCAAAGTGGGTTATTTGGCTGATGAGTTCAATATGACCAAAGCCACTATTAGCGATAGTGTAAAAATTTTACTTTCAAAAGAATTAGTAACCAAGGAAACTGATCCCAATGACACAAGGAGTTTTTCGATATCACTCACAAATGAAGGAAAAAAAATTGCTAAGAAAGCATCTTTATTTGCTTCATCAATAGAACAACCTATTGAAAAGCTGACGCATGAACAAAAAAAAATAATGCTCAGTGGCTTGCTGAAATTGATTTATGACTTGAACAAATCAGGCGTCATTACTATTCAAAGAATGTGTTTTACTTGTTCCAATTATCAACTAGAAAAAGATATTCACTACTGCAAACTTTTAAAGAGTCAACTTGCGGAAAGCGAATTAAGAATAGATTGCCCCGAACACGAATTACAGCTATGA
- the folE gene encoding GTP cyclohydrolase I FolE → MIEDVVTEKLLHELNEEHLSTSIDTPMREDAFKLNDTQKIKIIADHFKQIMHTLGLDLTDDSLKDTPLRVAKMYVKEAFSGLNPANKPQAALFENKYRYNEMLIEKDITLYSYCEHHFVPIIGKVHVAYIPNKKVIGLSKINRLVQYYAKRPQVQERLVNQIAEGLKAALNSDDVAVIIDATHLCVCSRGIKDTNSSTITAHYSGKFKDEKLKMEFITLIK, encoded by the coding sequence ATGATAGAAGATGTTGTAACGGAAAAATTATTACACGAATTAAACGAGGAACATTTAAGCACTTCGATAGATACCCCTATGCGTGAAGATGCTTTTAAATTAAATGACACTCAAAAAATTAAAATTATTGCTGACCATTTTAAACAAATAATGCATACGCTGGGTTTAGATTTAACAGACGATAGCTTAAAAGACACACCACTTAGAGTGGCAAAGATGTATGTTAAAGAAGCTTTTAGTGGGTTAAATCCTGCTAATAAACCACAAGCGGCATTATTTGAAAATAAGTATCGATATAACGAAATGTTGATTGAAAAAGATATTACTTTATATTCTTATTGCGAACATCACTTTGTTCCCATCATCGGCAAAGTCCATGTGGCATATATTCCTAATAAGAAAGTTATTGGATTGTCTAAAATAAATCGTTTGGTACAATATTATGCTAAACGTCCGCAAGTTCAGGAGCGTTTGGTAAATCAAATAGCAGAGGGGTTAAAAGCCGCATTAAATAGTGATGATGTTGCTGTTATTATTGATGCTACACATCTTTGTGTATGTTCAAGAGGCATAAAAGACACAAATAGCAGCACAATTACAGCTCATTACTCCGGTAAGTTTAAGGATGAAAAATTAAAAATGGAATTTATTACTTTGATTAAATAG
- a CDS encoding uroporphyrinogen-III synthase: MISEAISQDIKSVFISRKVDENGAFTRLKSDSNITLIDEPLIEINPVRYSYTPQTKWIFFSSKNSITYFFAQNPILPANVNYGVVSIVSANYLLTFGKEANFIGQGNNMLQIAKDFKEALKNDTVLFPQAIDSLQSIQKQLSFTNTCYNLYVYKTSIKSDFTIPYTDILIFTSPSNVLSYFNKYKIDSRQLVIAMGDATKYKLTEYGIFNVLVPNSFSENGLYELLFN, encoded by the coding sequence ATGATTAGTGAAGCTATATCTCAAGATATAAAAAGTGTTTTTATATCTAGAAAAGTAGATGAGAACGGTGCCTTTACAAGGTTAAAAAGCGATAGCAACATAACGCTAATTGATGAGCCCTTGATAGAAATTAATCCTGTTCGTTATTCGTATACACCTCAAACAAAGTGGATATTTTTTTCAAGTAAAAACTCTATTACCTATTTTTTTGCACAAAATCCTATATTACCTGCAAACGTCAATTATGGAGTAGTGAGTATTGTGTCTGCAAACTATTTATTGACTTTTGGTAAGGAAGCTAATTTTATTGGTCAAGGTAATAATATGTTGCAAATCGCTAAAGATTTTAAGGAGGCTTTAAAAAATGATACTGTTTTATTTCCTCAAGCAATCGATTCTTTACAATCTATACAGAAACAATTATCGTTTACTAATACTTGTTATAATCTTTATGTGTATAAAACCAGTATAAAAAGTGATTTTACCATACCATATACTGATATTTTAATTTTCACAAGCCCTTCAAACGTATTATCTTATTTTAATAAATACAAGATTGATTCGCGACAACTTGTAATAGCAATGGGGGATGCGACTAAATATAAATTAACAGAATATGGAATTTTTAATGTTTTAGTGCCAAATAGCTTTAGCGAAAATGGATTGTATGAGTTGTTATTTAATTAA